GCGCGGCAGACCTGTTGCGAGGCCGGCGTGTATTCCAGGTAGGTACCTGGCGCCTGCCGCCAGTACAGGTCGGGCGCCAGCACCAGGAAGCCCGCGTCGGCATACTGCTGCGCGGCGGCGCGCGCCCAATCGTTCACGTTATAGGCTTCCGCCAGGAAAATGACCGCGCCGTGCGCGCCCGGTTTCCAGTTGTCCGGTTCGACCTGCCAACCCTGGAAGGTCCTGCCATCTTGCGCGGGGATGTCGGTGAAGTTTGCCATGCGTGCGTCTCCTTCAGGCGTGTGCTTTTTCCGGCGGGCGGGGCATCGAGAATGTATATCCGTCTACCTCCAGCTGGGCGAGCAGGCCCTTTTCCCAAGCCAGATAGCGCTGCATGGCTTCCTTGTTGCCTCTGCGCCGGTCGTGCATCCAGTACAGGGTGTCGATGCGTGCGGCCTGTGGCAAGGCGTCTTCTTCCTGGCTGGCGACCGCGTGGCCGTCGAGTCGCCATGCGTCGATGCCGCCGCGCACCACTTTCACCCGCTCCTGGTGACCCGGGACGAGTTCCCGGAGATCCAGGGCGGCGAGTTCCGCGGCACGTCCATCGTGCGAGAACAGCACCAGCGTACGGTCCTGCCGCAGCAGATCGGCCACGGGTGCCAACGCCGCGCGGCTGGCCCATATCGACCCTGGAGGATGGGCCTGCAGGTAGTCGGCGCTGCGATCCAGGCTGATCGCGATCGCGCCTTGGGCAATGGCGGCGGCGGCTTCGCGCGGGCTGATGTGCGCCACGTCCGAAACGGCGACGCCGGTGTCGCCGGCTTGCGTGGCCACCGTTACACGGGCCGCTTCGTCTGCGCTTTTTGCCCCGCTGTTGAGCAGGGCTTGTGCGGCGGTGTCGGGCTGCTGCGCCCGCCCCGCGTCGCCCTGGTAGATCAGGGTATACGCATCCCAGTTCATGCAGCGCAGCCAGTGGCAGACCACGGCGGACCGGGTCCCATCGCTGTCGATGACGACCACGCGGGCGCCCAGGGTGCCCAGCCAGCGGTCGGTGGCTTGCAGGAGTTGCCCCCCGGGCGCATGGCGGGCGCCTTCGTAGTGGCCGGCGTTGTATTCCTCCGCGGTGCGCACGTCGAGCAAGAGGGTGGTGCGCGCCGGATCGGCCAGCCATTGCCGCACGGTGGACGGTTCCAGCTGGGTGACGCCGTATTGCTGCCGGATGCGTGCCGCGCGCTGTTCAGCGCGCTGCCGGGTTTGCGGTGTGGGCGATTCGTAGCCTTGCAGCAGGCCGGCCTCCAGGGGCAGGCCGGCCAGCTTCCAGCCATGGTTGCCGTCGGCGAGCGCGACGACGCGATTGGGGACGCCGGCGTTGATCAGCGATTGCGCGCCGATGATGCCGCGCGTGCGTCCCCCGCAGGCGACCACTACCAGCGTGTCCCTGGATGGCACCAGATCGTCGAATCGATAGATCAGCTCCGCGCTCGGGCAGCTTGCGGCGCGCGGCACATGATTGGCCGCGTGCTCGTTCACGGTGCGGGGGTCCAGGACCTGTATGTCCGCTTCCTTTTCCAGCAACGACGCAAGTTCCCGCGGACCGATGCTGGGCGTGTGGAAATGATGCTCCACCCATTCGCCGAATGCCTTGCTGGCTACGAAAGTGCCCTGGAACAGTTGGTGGCCGGCGGCTTCCCAGGCGGCGATGCCGCCTTCGAACACGGCAACGTCGGTATATCCGATGGCCCGGAGGCGGCGGGCGGCGCGCGCGGCGATATCGCCGCCATGGTCCACCGCGACCACCCGGCAGGTCTTGCGCGGCACCAGGAC
This genomic interval from Bordetella genomosp. 8 contains the following:
- a CDS encoding rhodanese-like domain-containing protein — its product is MSASPVEREKPRSVSAAQLKAMLGDGNELALVDVSEEGQFGMGHMLLAVNIPYSLLELQAPVLVPRKTCRVVAVDHGGDIAARAARRLRAIGYTDVAVFEGGIAAWEAAGHQLFQGTFVASKAFGEWVEHHFHTPSIGPRELASLLEKEADIQVLDPRTVNEHAANHVPRAASCPSAELIYRFDDLVPSRDTLVVVACGGRTRGIIGAQSLINAGVPNRVVALADGNHGWKLAGLPLEAGLLQGYESPTPQTRQRAEQRAARIRQQYGVTQLEPSTVRQWLADPARTTLLLDVRTAEEYNAGHYEGARHAPGGQLLQATDRWLGTLGARVVVIDSDGTRSAVVCHWLRCMNWDAYTLIYQGDAGRAQQPDTAAQALLNSGAKSADEAARVTVATQAGDTGVAVSDVAHISPREAAAAIAQGAIAISLDRSADYLQAHPPGSIWASRAALAPVADLLRQDRTLVLFSHDGRAAELAALDLRELVPGHQERVKVVRGGIDAWRLDGHAVASQEEDALPQAARIDTLYWMHDRRRGNKEAMQRYLAWEKGLLAQLEVDGYTFSMPRPPEKAHA